AGCAATGATAGGAGTGTCTAGGATTCTACCATGCTCATGACAAGGTAGAAGAGGCATaagtgagagaagagggaagtGTCCTGGATAggagaagaaaaattaaagaaaataattagtaATTATCTGCAAGCCCTTAGCTAGAGGTAAagaccagtgttttttttttttttttttttttttttttttcgaggtagggtctcactctggctcaggctgacctgaaatgcactatgtaatctcaggatggcctcgaactctcggcgatcctcctacctctgcctcctgagtgctgggattaaaggcgtgcgccaccacgcccggcaagaccaGTTTCTTTTGTGATAGGACAGACTTGGGTTATAAATCAAGGGCTGAGGGCAGCCATTGTACCTTCAGACCTGAGATCAATGACCAAAGACTATGGAGTCTtttccatggtcaggaaactggGAAACCTGTATGCAGTGAGGACAATGCAACCTGGTACAGAGGATACCTTAGGGTAAAATGGTCCTTAGTGTTTGtgtttctgcttttgtttcctcACCACCTTTAGGTGCTGCTTCCAGTCTCACATCACCCTGTGGACCTTTGTCTCCAACTgtctctttccagcccttgtcccGTCCCACCTCCAGGGCAAGACATTCACCTGGACCCACCATGTCAGCTCTACCTCCTGAAACTTCCTTCTCTTCCACCACTGGCTTGACTTTTGGAAAAGGAACTTATGACCAGGCTAAGGGTGCCATCGGCCCCAGGGATGCAGTGGTACCCACCAGCTCTGTGACTACCAGCTCAGTGCCTTCTCCCACAAACTTGATACCTGTAAACACCATGTCCTCCAAAGTGCCTGCCAGTCCAGAACTTGTCAGCACCATGCCACCTAAGTTGTCCACCATCTCAAAGCCCCCTGAATCAGTGCTGTCTAATGTGCTCACCCATCCAGCACCCTCCAAATCACCCACTAACTTAACATATGCTGACACAGTACCATCCAAAGTGCCCACTAGCATGGTGTCCAGTGTCAACTCAGTGCCCTTCAGGAGCAGCAGCAAAGCCAAGGTGAGACTGTATACCTTGTAACATTGACTGAGACCCTTTCCTAGGACAGCTGGTCCTGTAGGCCCTATCCTCAGACCTTCCAAGTCCCTCTGCTATCTCTAGCCTGGGCAAGTCCAAGAATGCTCCCAGACGATGTAGGAACAGTTGAGAAGCAGTCCCTATGCTTTGTGATGAGAGCTTCTAAGAGTGGACCCTCACTCTGGAGGGTCAGGCATGGGGCCAACCCCTGCTGGCACATACATTACCTTACCTGGCCTGTCGCAAAGGAATGCAAAGCTTCAGTTAAGCTTAGCAGTGCTGTTTTGCAGATGAAGAAGCAGTGAATTCTTCTTCACTCACCACCAGCATGTTTGGCTGTCCCTCCGTGACTAGGCTTTATAGATAGCAGTCTCAGACATCCAGCTAAGGGGGAGCCTATCTGACCCTATGGCTGCTCTGTGGCCCTCAGGCCCAGGTAGGACAAGTTCCACCCTAGCAAGGGCTCCATAGCAGTGGTGAGCTTACAGACAAACCAGAGGGGAGAGAGGTGCTCTGGAAGGGGCTTCCAGTCATGCACTATAGGGCCCTAGATCTCTTCCCCAGCTGCATCTGTACCACTAATGGGTTGAGTCCCCAAGAGGGAGTGGCCTAGGGCATTATGGGCTGGAAACTGAGATACTAAGCTGCTAATTCATACTCTGGCCAGGGAATGGGACCACCCATCCTAGTTGTCTCCCCACCACCCTGAACCCTTTCCTGTCCTCTCTTTGCTTTCCCAGGAGAAGCAGGAGGCTCCAGCAACTGCAGTCACCATTGGAGGCAGCCTACCTGGACCAGATAGCAGTTCCAGAAACTTGCACTCAGAACCAGAGCTGAGCAAGCCAGGCATGCTTCTATCCCGGGAGGATAGTCAGCTATTCTCGGGCTGCTCTGATGACCTTGCCATTAGCCCAAGCAACTCCTTATGCTCAGAGCCCAGACATGGCCCAGAGGAGAATGAGTATGTGTCCATTAGGGTGCAGGTGGATGAGAGCTCCAGCACTGACCTTATGATAGGAAACCCTGGGCTGCCAGCCACCCAGCAGCCTGCAGAGGAGGAAACATTCACTGGTGGGCTGGTGTTCTGGGCCCAGTGGTTTGGGGCAGCCAGTTCACTCTTGGCTGTGCTCTTGGCAGTGATGTTGTACCGCAGGCGCCTGGCCCAGTGAAGCCTTACCTGTTTGCCACTCATTCACTCAGTTATACCATGTACTCTTCTCAGGGCTGGGACCGGTGGGGCTGCCAGTGGAGTTCAGGGGCCAGGGTAGCCTGGGAGGTACATGTATAGGATTCCACCAACACTTGGGGGATAGCATTTTCATCCTAGCTCACACTCTCTGCTTGTCCTTCACCATtctcagctttttgtttgtttgttgtgttttttgtttttgaggtagggtctctctgtagcctaggatgtagtcttagggtggccttgaactcatggcaatcctcctacctctgcc
Above is a window of Jaculus jaculus isolate mJacJac1 chromosome 8, mJacJac1.mat.Y.cur, whole genome shotgun sequence DNA encoding:
- the Mavs gene encoding mitochondrial antiviral-signaling protein isoform X1, producing MTFAEEKTYKYIYRNHSRFCRVNVMEILPLLPCLTQSDQDRLRASYAQQGNQDTLWELFNRLQRRTGWVVLFIRALRTCEFLDLADEVAGVYQSYLPPVPQEMPTVPAKVSGTSASALCHRIPHNGYQEMQSYPMPVQDTQPPKSPGESLEQVPQTFSSGAVLRMSGGSLEPSPNLTAPSPLASGGHHEQDSILGSMHPRGAASSLTSPCGPLSPTVSFQPLSRPTSRARHSPGPTMSALPPETSFSSTTGLTFGKGTYDQAKGAIGPRDAVVPTSSVTTSSVPSPTNLIPVNTMSSKVPASPELVSTMPPKLSTISKPPESVLSNVLTHPAPSKSPTNLTYADTVPSKVPTSMVSSVNSVPFRSSSKAKEKQEAPATAVTIGGSLPGPDSSSRNLHSEPELSKPGMLLSREDSQLFSGCSDDLAISPSNSLCSEPRHGPEENEYVSIRVQVDESSSTDLMIGNPGLPATQQPAEEETFTGGLVFWAQWFGAASSLLAVLLAVMLYRRRLAQ
- the Mavs gene encoding mitochondrial antiviral-signaling protein isoform X2 — protein: MTFAEEKTYKYIYRNHSRFCRVNVMEILPLLPCLTQSDQDRLRASYAQQGNQDTLWELFNRLQRRTGWVVLFIRALRTCEFLDLADEVAGVYQSYLPPGTPPFSLVPQEMPTVPAKVSGTSASALCHRIPHNGYQEMQSYPMPVQDTQPPKSPGESLEQVPQTFSSGAVLRMSGGSLEPSPNLTAPSPLASGGHHEQDSILGSMHPRGAASSLTSPCGPLSPTVSFQPLSRPTSRARHSPGPTMSALPPETSFSSTTGLTFGKGTYDQAKGAIGPRDAVVPTSSVTTSSVPSPTNLIPVNTMSSKVPASPELVSTMPPKLSTISKPPESVLSNVLTHPAPSKSPTNLTYADTVPSKVPTSMVSSVNSVPFRSSSKAKEKQEAPATAVTIGGSLPGPDSSSRNLHSEPELSKPGMLLSREDSQLFSGCSDDLAISPSNSLCSEPRHGPEENEYVSIRVQVDESSSTDLMIGNPGLPATQQPAEEETFTGGLVFWAQWFGAASSLLAVLLAVMLYRRRLAQ